CACGCCTTATCTTGAGAAATTTAATAAAGAAAACAATCAAGACCTTGTGAGTGTCGGAAATGTCCATATCGAACCACTTGCGATTTATTCTAAGAAATACAAATCAATCAAAGATTTACCAGAAAATGCGACAGTTTATGCGTCAACAAACCCAGCAGAGGTGGGACGTTTCATCGATTTGTTTGTAAAAAATGGCTTGATGACCTTGAAAGATGGGGTTGATCCAGTAACTGCGCAGTTAACGGATATTGCAGAAAACAAGAAAAATATCCAAATCAAGACAGAGATTGCACCAGAATTCTTGGTGAAAACTTATGAAAATAATGAAGGGGATGCGGTTATCATCAACTCAAACTTTGCAATTGATGCGAAACTTTCTCCAGTGAAAGATTCTATTGCAATCGAAGATGAGTCTTCGCCTTATGCGAACTTGATTGCTGTAAAACCAGCAGACAAGGACAAAGATAAGATTAAAGCACTTATTAAAGTTCTTCAAAGTGATGATATTAAAAAATTCATCGAAGATACCTATAAAGACGGTTCTGTAATCCCTGCTAAATAATAGGGAAAACCTATCCAACGAACTAGCTTGGGCTTTCGCTATCAAAGGCAAAGCGACTGTGCTAGTTCGTTTTTCTGGTGAAGAGAGGAGAGAAAAAATGATTCGAATAGAAGAAGTATCAAAGGTCTATCAGACCAAGCAAGGAGAGGTGACAGCTGTCAACAATGTGTCTCTTACCATTGAAAAAGGAGATATTTTTGGAATTATTGGTTTTTCGGGTGCTGGAAAGAGTACCTTGGTTCGTTTGTTGAATGGCTTAGAAAGTGTGTCTTCTGGGAAGATTTTCTTGGGAGGAAAAGACATTACGAGTCTGAAAAAGAAAGAACTGCTAGACACTCGTAAGAAAATTTCCATGATTTTTCAGCATTTTAATCTGTTGTGGTCACGGACGGTGGAGGACAACATTTCCTTTCCGTTAGAAGTGGCAGGGGTTCCCAAAGAAGAGCGACAAAAGCGAGTCAAAGAATTGATTGGCTTGGTTGGTTTGGAAGGTCGGGAGCAATCCTATCCTGCTCAGCTTTCTGGTGGTCAAAAGCAGCGGGTCGGTATAGCTCGTGCACTTGCCAATCATCCCGAAGTTTTGCTCTGTGATGAGGCGACAAGTGCCTTAGACCCTAAAACAACCAAGGATATTTTAAATCTGCTTGTCGATATTAACAAAAAATTGGGCTTGACCATTGTCATGATTACCCACGAAATGCATGTTGTGAGCCAGATTTGCCACAAGGTAGCTGTTATGGAAAATGGGCAAGTGGTAGAAGAAGGTAAGGTTATTGATGTCTTTAAACATCCGCAAAAAGCAATCACTCAACAATTTGTAGGTGAAGAGCGTTCGGAAGAAGATTTGACCCAAGTCTTTGCTCATCTGGAAGGAACGCTCAAGCTTGGCGTTCTAGCACGTGTTCAGTACCTGGGCGACAGTACTGGAACAGGAGCTCTGGCAGAGGTAATCCGCAGTTTGGATGTGTCAATTTCGATTTTACAAGGGAAGGTAAACATCACGCAGGAAGGTCCAATTGGTAGCTTGATAGTCGTGATTGAAGATGCTGAAAAAGTAACAGCTGTGGTGGAACAACTGACCCAGAAAGGGATGAAAGTGGAGGTATTGGAGCATGTATAAAGCAGTTCAAACAGGATTTTTCGAGCTTTTACAGGATATGTTGAGTTTTCAGAACGTTGACTGGGGTGAAGTACTTAAGGCAACGCAGGAAACCCTCTATATGACCTTGATTTCAACGGCTTATGTCTTTGTGATTGGCTTGATTTTGGGATTATTTCTCTACTTGACAGGTCCTGGGAAAATGTTGCAAAATAGATTGGCAAACCTTGTTTTAGCTGGTTTGATTAACATTTTCCGTTCAGTTCCCTTCATCATTCTTTTGGCGCTTTTAATGCCCTTTACGAAAGTGTTGATGGGGACGATTTTAGGGCCTCGGGGAGCCTTGCCGACCTTGGTGATTAGTGCGGCACCTTTCTACGCCCGCTTGGTGTCTATTGCCCTTAATGAAATCCCTTCTGGTGTCATTGAAGCAGCAGAGTCAATGGGAGCCAATACACGCCAGATTATTTTCAAGGTCTTGATTCCAGAATCATCTCCTGCCCTTGTCTCAGGAATTACGGTGACGGCGATTGCCTTGGTTGGTTCAACAGCTGTCGCAGGGGTTATTGGAGCAGGAGGTTTGGGAAATCTAGCCTATCTGATCGGATTTACTCGTAATAAACAGGATATTGTTTTGGTATCCACGATTGCTATTT
The window above is part of the Streptococcus himalayensis genome. Proteins encoded here:
- a CDS encoding MetQ/NlpA family ABC transporter substrate-binding protein; the protein is MNFKKLLTFAFVGVAAATLTACGSSNSADGGKDTKITVVASPAPHAEILEAAKPILEKEGYSLDINIVNDYVTPNKIVFDGDADANFFQHTPYLEKFNKENNQDLVSVGNVHIEPLAIYSKKYKSIKDLPENATVYASTNPAEVGRFIDLFVKNGLMTLKDGVDPVTAQLTDIAENKKNIQIKTEIAPEFLVKTYENNEGDAVIINSNFAIDAKLSPVKDSIAIEDESSPYANLIAVKPADKDKDKIKALIKVLQSDDIKKFIEDTYKDGSVIPAK
- a CDS encoding methionine ABC transporter ATP-binding protein; amino-acid sequence: MIRIEEVSKVYQTKQGEVTAVNNVSLTIEKGDIFGIIGFSGAGKSTLVRLLNGLESVSSGKIFLGGKDITSLKKKELLDTRKKISMIFQHFNLLWSRTVEDNISFPLEVAGVPKEERQKRVKELIGLVGLEGREQSYPAQLSGGQKQRVGIARALANHPEVLLCDEATSALDPKTTKDILNLLVDINKKLGLTIVMITHEMHVVSQICHKVAVMENGQVVEEGKVIDVFKHPQKAITQQFVGEERSEEDLTQVFAHLEGTLKLGVLARVQYLGDSTGTGALAEVIRSLDVSISILQGKVNITQEGPIGSLIVVIEDAEKVTAVVEQLTQKGMKVEVLEHV
- a CDS encoding methionine ABC transporter permease: MYKAVQTGFFELLQDMLSFQNVDWGEVLKATQETLYMTLISTAYVFVIGLILGLFLYLTGPGKMLQNRLANLVLAGLINIFRSVPFIILLALLMPFTKVLMGTILGPRGALPTLVISAAPFYARLVSIALNEIPSGVIEAAESMGANTRQIIFKVLIPESSPALVSGITVTAIALVGSTAVAGVIGAGGLGNLAYLIGFTRNKQDIVLVSTIAILVLVFILQFIGDIVTKKLDKR